The sequence GATAAGGacgatatataaatatatatttgtgtctttGAGTACAAAGTTAAGATCTAGCCGAGTTCTCTTTCTCCATTTGTCTGAGCTTTCTTCGTTAAATTTACCTTATGAAATACTGtcaaatatgaagtgactttattttaagtaaagcCGAGATATACGAATAAATATCATTGTTGTCTCATGTACGCAATATTTAATCCATATAAATATCAAAGTCCTACTTCGAGTTCAGAATTACTCATGagttaattcattaaaaaatgtacaaGCTATTTCCATCTTCCAGACAAAACGTGAAGCATACGACTTACCAGATGGCGTTGCGCTGCTCATCAGTGCTGTGAAAACGACGTTTGTTTGCTCAAATGATGGTTACTATGCTGACGTCGATAATAACTGTCAGATCTTTCACGTCTGCCTGACAGATAAGTACCCTGatggaaaagaaaaacttaaacacTGGAGCTTTATATGCGGGAACCAGACAGTTTTCAACCAACTTACGTTCACGTGCGCACTTCCAGAGGAATCAGTAATTTGCAATAAGGCGCCAGATTTCTTCTACCTGAACAACCAACTTGGTCAAGAAAAGGCTCCATTCCTGGTTGACGATGACATTAAACGTGCCGAGCCTTTTATTCCAGGTCGCTCATCTAAATCATTGCCTCAACTTCCTCTTGGCGGAGGAGGAAAACGAAGAGGGTAGACTTACTAATTAAATtcgatataatataatataataggcTCAATTACGATGATTGGGATTGATATAAGCACACTTCCACGTGATTTAGGAACTTTGTTTCCacttataaatgtaaattttgtgtATCTATAAGCAGGGCGTAGTTTAACAAATATGGTTAAGCATTCATGGTTTTCAAGTATTACACTGGCTGTCTTTGTATGCAATTTATTAACACATGTgcacatatatattgtttcattttagaGTTATGCGGGATTCTCTGACAACTAGACTTATAAGATAAAGTTATTCTGACTTTCTTGGACTATGTGTATTGTGTAATTAcgtatgtagttgtttttttgcagttttttttaaataaaacatccGCAATgatgttctttcatttttattttttatttcttatgattcgtaatagttattaataagaAGCTTTCTGGAAGTTTTTCCTACATAATCGCCCAATTCACTTCGATGTTTCTTAGACGGAGTTAATTACTGTTGATTTTACATTGACACTAAACTTCCCTATTATGCCCCTCCACTATATTTATATCGGCTCTAAATCTTACTACCATTTACACTAGCACCGAAAATCTACCGTGTTTACACTGGACCTACCCTAAATTATCTCACTTTTCACTCTGAGATTGCAAATCTAATGTGTTTTCACGAGCCTTAAATTTTCGCACTGTTTACATCAGTATTGAAAATGCGCCGTAGTTACACAATCCCTAAACTTCCCCACTGTTTACACTGAGGGTGATGGTACATCGTGTTTAAACTGGCTCTGAACCGTTCTACTGTTTACTCTGACATAAGCCTCGAGTATATTCACATAATCGTATCGTTTACACATGCATTGAAATTCTGATGATAAAACTTCCTACTGTTTACACCGGCACTAAGCCTCTACATATAAACTAGccataaattacaaaacattttgtattggGCTTTAATCTTCCAACTGTTCAAACGACACTAAAATGTCCTTGGtgtttaagtttctttgttttaaactcATTAATTGCACGTGAACTTTCATCGTTGAACTCCATGTTCTACAGCGTACATTTTCaactattataaaatgtttttcattagtttttaacCCACACCAGTCTGAAATACCTTTTGGACATCAAGTTTAATGATCCTTTATATTATACAATGTGCATATTTCTTTACCAGCTTATACTAAGCAATCTACTCAAGTCAACTTTTACAATGTCTTAATTTACATGTTCCGTATTGGTTGCTTGTATTGTTAACTGCTTCCTAACATTGTAcagttaataaaatatgattatctAGGTAACCACAATTATGTTCCGTACGCATTCGCTTATTGATAATTTAAAGtacacagtttggtttgttttaaatttcgcgcaaagcgacatgGGGACtcactgcgctagccgtccctaatttagcagtgtaagactagagggacggcagctagtcatcaccacccaccgccaactcatgggctactcttttaccaaagaataatgggattgaccatcacttataacgcccccacggctgaaagggtaagcatgtttggtgcgacagggattcgaacccgcgacccttatattacgagcCCAGTGCCTTAAAGTACAAGCTTTTGTTTGCGTCTATACTGTTCCTTTCGCTCCTGATGCAATTCTCTAAGCACGTGAAATACAAGTTAAATGACACAAAATTATTATACCATTCACATGAACggaaaattatatacataatcGTTTAGACTGTAGCTATGAGTCTAAACAGTTGCCtttcaaaataagattttcttatcgaactgaaaaaaaacatctCGTCGAATTTcgtaaaatacaaaattgttatTTCAATATTCTGTTTGACTTGATATCAGTTAAGAATCGTCTCTTATCACTTTCTTTTACATAAATTAGGAGAAGGTTTATTACAGATACCCGAAATATAAGCAAACgtattacttttttaatacaggataaaaaattaaaagggaTTTAGTGACCGATTAATCTAATCCTCGTTGAGGTCGGAAGAGAATTATGAAACATGTACTAAAGGTCAGTAAAACAAGTCTGCTGTGATTAAACATGTTTCAAGTGTCCCACGTGAAAGTAGGTCATGTCAACAGGTTTCTGCTATAAcgttcatttttaaatttcatgttttattcaaACAGAAAGACTTGAAAAATAGTTCGCTTTCAAGAGTTTGGGAGATTAACtggaaataattgaaatatattcaattatatattatatcaaattatataatatatcaaatatattaagATATACCTATAAACCAGTTTTCTATAGAAATGAAAAGTGTGGAATGTTGTCATTTACCTTAAAAGAAAAAGTTGAACTTGTCAATATAATAGATAAATTTATGGTATTCATGGCTCttgatatatattgttaaaaagaaaatatattaatatatcttaaTGACGTGTTGTCCAAGAAGCTTAATTTAGTTATCTGGGAAAAATGTTAGATTTTTATATCCATTCTGGGCTCTAAGATTAAAATCATATGAAATACCATTTTACCAGCAAtttaatgaaagtatttttatgtatgtttttgcTTCATAgcctgttttaatattttaacacatttgattggatcaaatatatttattaaatgcgtttattttaactaaaaaatcCTTTAATTAATGGTTTAATGTTAAACAGCTACAAATTtggtatttgaataaattaattttaatatgtgtATCAACTCATAAGAGTGTAGCATTATTCGATAGATAAACTTGTCTTAGAAACAGTCTTGTTAATAAATTCACTGTATGCTCGGCCATACAGTGgataaggtacttgactcgtaa comes from Tachypleus tridentatus isolate NWPU-2018 chromosome 12, ASM421037v1, whole genome shotgun sequence and encodes:
- the LOC143234970 gene encoding uncharacterized protein LOC143234970 — its product is MMRMLVFLVCVVVALANADRTKREAYDLPDGVALLISAVKTTFVCSNDGYYADVDNNCQIFHVCLTDKYPDGKEKLKHWSFICGNQTVFNQLTFTCALPEESVICNKAPDFFYLNNQLGQEKAPFLVDDDIKRAEPFIPGRSSKSLPQLPLGGGGKRRG